From a single Maylandia zebra isolate NMK-2024a linkage group LG3, Mzebra_GT3a, whole genome shotgun sequence genomic region:
- the LOC143416796 gene encoding tripartite motif-containing protein 16-like protein, with product MTQKEIKMDEENISCLSCLDLLKDPVTIPCGHSYCMNCIKSHFDEEDRKGIHSCPQCRTNFMPKPVLEKNIMLAELVEEQKNISPRVAEVDVLLSPAEPKTRAGFLKYSHEISLDPNTANTHLLLSEGNRKATIMRQKQSYSDHPDRFTGWLQVLSRESLTGRCYWEVEWRGERVGVAVAYKNISRAGSSNECKFGFNDKSWSLRYDSKGFQFWHNKIQTVLSGPRSSRVGVYLDHRAGILSFYSVSETMTLLHRVQTTFTQPLYAGLDFLDHEDTAEFITLK from the coding sequence ATGACGCAGAAGGAAATTAAAATGgatgaagaaaacatttcttgtttAAGCTGTTTGGATCTACTGAAGGATCCGGTGACTATTccctgtggacacagctactgcatGAACTGTATCAAAAGTCACTTTGATGAAGAGGACAGGAAGGGAATCCatagctgccctcagtgcagGACGAACTTCATGCCAAAGCCTGTCCTGGAGAAAAACATTATGTTAGCAGAGTTAGTAGAGGAACAGAAGAATATCTCACCGAGAGTTGCTGAAGtggatgttttactgtcaccagcagagccaaagaccagagctggattcttaaaatattcacatgaaatctcactggatccaaacacagcaaacacacatctgttATTATCTGAGGGGAACAGAAAAGCAACAATAATGAGACAAAAACAGTCTtattctgatcatccagacagattcacCGGATGGCTTCAGGTCCTGAGTAGAGAGAGTCTGACTGgacgctgttactgggaggtggagtggagaggAGAAAGAGTTGGTGTTGCAGTCGCATACAAGAATATCAGCAGAGCAGGGAGCtcaaatgaatgtaaatttGGATTCAACGACAAATCTTGGTCTTTACGTTATGATTCAAAGGGTTTTCAGTTTTGGCACAACAAAATCCAAACTGTCCTCTCAGGCCCTCGGTCCTCCAGAGTaggagtgtacctggatcacagagcaggtattctgtctttctacagcgtctctgaaaccatgactctcctccacagagtccagaccacattcactcagccgctctaTGCTGGACTTGATTTTTTGGATCATGAAGATACTGCAGAGTTCATTACACTGAAATAG
- the LOC143416792 gene encoding tripartite motif-containing protein 16-like: MAQKGVQLDRETFSCSICLDLLKDPVTTTCGHSYCRNCIKSFWDEEDRKGIHSCPQCRKTFTPRPVLEKNTMLAALVEQLKKTGLQAAPADHCYAGPEDVACDFCTGRKLKAIKSCLSCPASYCEKHLQPHYDAAPLKKHKLVAPSKKLQENICSRHDEVMKIFCRTDQQNICYLCTMDEHKGHETVPAAAERTEKQKELEVRRLNIQQRIQEREKDVKLLQQEVEAINGSADKAVEDSEKMFTELIRLLQKRSSDVKQQVRSQQETEVSRVKELQEKLEQEIAELKRKDGELEQLSHTEDHNQFLHNYPSLSALSESTHSSSINIRPLSYFEDVTAAVSETRDKLQDILRKEWTNISLTVTEVDVLLSPAEPKTRAGFLKYSREITLDPNTANRWLLLSEGNRKVTFMNQQQSYSDHPDRFTVYYQVLSRESLTGRCYWEVEWRGGGVRVAVAYKNISRAGLGYECLFGFNNKSWALRCDTNSYRFLHNKVQTVLSGPRSSRVGVYLDHRAGILSFYSVSETMTLLHRVQTTFTQPLYAGLGLWLNGATAELIKVK, translated from the coding sequence ATGGCGCAGAAAGGAGTTCAGCTGGACCGAGAAACCTTCTCTTGTTCAATCTGTTTGGATCTACTGAAGGATCCGGTGACTACAAcctgtggacacagctactgcaGGAACTGTATTAAAAGTTTCTGGGATGAAGAGGACAGGAAGggaatccacagctgccctcagtgcagGAAGACTTTCACACCGAGGCCTGtcctggagaaaaacaccatgttagcagctttagtggagcagctgaagaagactggactccaagctgctccagctgatcactgctatgctggacctgaagatgtgGCCTGTGATTTCTGCACTGGGAGGAAGCTGAAAGCCATCAAGTCCTGTTTATCTTGTCCAGCCTCTTACTGTGAGAAACATCTCCAACCTCACTATGATGCAGCTccattaaagaaacacaagctggtggccccctccaagaagctccaggagaacatctgctctcgtcatgatgaggtgatgaagattttctgtcgtactgatcagcagaatatctgttatctctgcacaatggatgaacataaaggccaTGAAACAGtcccagctgcagcagaaaggactgAGAAGCAGAAGGAGCTCGAGGTGAGACGActaaacatccagcagagaatccaggagcgagagaaagatgtgaagctgcttcaacaggaggtggaggccatcaatGGCTCTGCTGATAAAGCAGTGGAGGACAGTGAGAAGATGTTCACTGAGCTGATCCGTCTCCtccagaaaagaagctctgatgtgaagcagcaggtcagatcccagcaggaaactgaagtgagtcgagtcaaagagcttcaggagaagctggagcaggagatcgctgagctgaagaggaaagacggcgagctggagcagctctcacacacagaggatcacaaccagtttctacacaactacccctcattgtcagcactcagtgagtctacacactcatccagcatcaatattcgtcctctgagctactttgaggatgtgacagcagctgtgtcagagaccagagataaactacaggacattctgagaaaggaatggacaaacatctcactgacagtcactgaagtggatgttttactgtcaccagcagagccaaagaccagagctggattcttaaaatattcacGTGAAATCACGctggatccaaacacagcaaacagatgGCTGTTATTATCTGAGGGGAACAGAAAAGTAACATTTATGAATCAGCAACAGTCTtattctgatcatccagacagattcactGTATATTATCAGGTCCTGAGTAGAGAGAGTCTGACTGGacgttgttactgggaggtggagtggagaggaggaggagttcgTGTAGCAGTCGCATACAAGAATATCAGCAGAGCAGGGTTGGGCTATGAATGTTTATTTGGATTCAATAACAAATCTTGGGCATTACGTTGTGACACAAACAGTTATAGATTTCTTCACAACAAAGTCCAAACTGTCCTCTCAGGTCCTCGGTCCTCCAGAGTaggagtgtacctggatcacagagcaggtattctgtctttctacagcgtctctgaaaccatgactctcctccacagagtccagaccacattcactcagccgctctaTGCTGGACTTGGTCTTTGGTTAAATGGAGCCACTGCAGAGTTGATTAAAGTCAAATAG